The sequence below is a genomic window from Theobroma cacao cultivar B97-61/B2 chromosome 6, Criollo_cocoa_genome_V2, whole genome shotgun sequence.
cattttctcaacaactaaacttacaaaaaagaaagaaaaagaaagaaagaaagcggAAGTACCGGTGGGACTTTCGAGCATGGAGACGCCGCCTGTATCTAAAGAGTGATAAAGTGCATTCATGAAATCGATCTGGATTGAATATGGCTTATAAGGAAATGCTGGAAATTTGGGCTCACCTCCATTCTccatttctctctttctcgattgcttctctctctctctctctttcaagTTATTACTGTCTTGCTCTGCAGATGATTTTCCCGCGAAATCCCGAAAATAAGGAGGGAATTATTTATCCATTTTTTTGCCAACCCAGCCCAAGCGAATTTGGACCaactcaagcttaagttgGCCCAAAGCTATCCACAAGAAACCAGAATAGGCCCATCCAAGTAATCAAACCCTAAAAAAACCCTGCATAGTATGTTTCTTCCAAACTGTCTCCTACTATAAACCATCTCCTCCGCGCcgctctctttcttcttcagagCCAAAAGCACTATATCTTAGGGTTTCTCCTGCGACAGCTCCGATGGTACAATGGAAAAAACATTcgcttcttttctttttctttttccttcccttGATCTGGTTGGATTTTTGCAACTGAAATGATTATGGTAATGTGCAGGGAAAGGGTACAGGGAGTTTTGGTAAGAGAAGGAACAAGACCCACACTCTCTGCGTGAGATGTGGCCGCCGTAGCTTCCATCTCCAGAAGAGCCGTTGCGCTGCCTGTGGTTTCCCTGCTGCCCGTAAGAGGAAATGTAAGTGCcccattttcttttatgtctgaacattaatttttgtttttgttttgttgtttacTGTGTTGTGAGTCTCCTGCCGCATCTGGGTTGGTTTCTGTTTGGCTAATTGTCtggctttgtttttttatgtACTCGGTTTGTTCTAATTGACTCCTACCAGAGTATGTATCTGGGTTTGTAGTTTTTTAGCTCTTATTTTCGTTGAATGTGGTggttattttaatgaaaagttcaTTATCCTGAAAGCAATGAAAAAAGGGATGATGTGGACTTGTTTCTTTGCCAAAGTATAAACTTGTATACTTGCTGGAGCTGGTGTGAATGTGTTTCTTTGTAAAAGCATAAACTTTCATACTAATGCTCGTAGTTATGTGTTATGGTTTGAGTACATTAAATGTGAATGACCATGGCGTGTAATGTGCACCTACAAATTTGTTTGAAGAGACTGTGATTAGATGTGAAATGTGTGTGAATGGTTCATAATTAGGCCTTAAATCTGAAAGGTAACTCTTGATTGTGCGATTCAGATAACTGGAGTGTGAAGGCAATCAGAAGAAAGACCACTGGAACTGGTAGGATGAGGTATCTCCGCCATGTCCCTCGCAGGTTCAAGAGTGGTTTCAGAGAAGGTAACAACAAAATGCAGTAATTTCTTTTATGCTCGTTCTTGTAGTACTGGTAGTTTCTTAGCAGATGATGTTTTTTAACATTatgtttatttggtttttctcATAATTTGTTTGTTGGATTGAGATTAGGTACTCAAGCAGCCCCAAGGAAGAAGGTTGCAGCAGCTTCAGCTTAAGGTCTTGTGAGATTGTTTTGAATGAGCCGTTTTATGGGAACATTACTTGAGGAGTTGTCATTACATTGGATGCTTTAGTTGGTTTTAGTTTCTACTTTTATGTAGTTGCTTTAAATTTTGAACAAAAGTGGTTGAGGCTATTATTGTTAGACCCTTAATTACTTGATGAAGTTAATGATGTTCTTGTTTTGGTTACATTGCCCTGAATCTAATCTAAGGATGGCAAGCCCCTAATTATTGCCTGGGAGTAGTCATTAATTGTACTAGTGTGGAATTA
It includes:
- the LOC18595931 gene encoding 60S ribosomal protein L37-3; translation: MGKGTGSFGKRRNKTHTLCVRCGRRSFHLQKSRCAACGFPAARKRKYNWSVKAIRRKTTGTGRMRYLRHVPRRFKSGFREGTQAAPRKKVAAASA